Part of the Candidatus Dadabacteria bacterium genome, AACACGGACAGAGAGCCGGTTGACTTCGTTTGCGGGATTCTGCCTCCGGACGGGAAAATAACCGCCGCAGACATGGGGTGCGGCGCGGGAAGGTATGCCAAACTGTTTTTTGACAAACTCGGCGAACGTCTTTTTCTCCACTGTTTTGACACAAACGAATACATGCTTGACCAGTTGAAGTCGTATTTGCCCGGCGAGGGAGTGTCAAACTTTTCGGCGAAGGTTGTTGACGCAAGGGATGTTCCCCTCGGCGACCGCTCCGTTGACGCGGTTTTCTGCTTTAACTCGGTTCACCATATCGGCATGTTCGGCTTTCTGCGGGAGGCATCCAGAATTCTCAAGCCCGGCGGCGCGGCGTTTGTCTACACCCGGTCCAGAGAGCAGAACGACCGCACGGTGTGGGGGCGGCACTTTCCGCTTTTCCGCCGCAAGGAGTCGCGCCTTTACGAGCCGGAGGAGTTCAGGTTCAAAACCGACAGGTTTCCGGAGTTTGAGATTGAGACCGTAAAAACGTTCATTTATGACCGCGTTCACACGCGCGGGGAACTTGAGGAAAAGGTCGCCGCCCGCGCCTATTCCCCCTTTCTTTTTTACGGGCCGGAGGAGTTTGCCCGCGCCTTTGACGCCTTCAGGGAGAACCTGAAGCGGAACTTCGGCGACACAATTGAGTGGGAGGACGGCAAGATGATGTATGTCCTCAGGAAGCGCCCTTGAGGCAGTCCGCAAAGGATTTTGCGAGATTTTCCATCAGAGTGAAATAAAGTTCGGGCCCCGGCGTTATGTCCGCGCCCAGAGGGTCTACCATGCCGACTTTCGCGCCCGTTCCCCGCGCGGCGGTCTCGGCGGCTTTGCTTCCGAACTGCGGCTCGTAAAAAATGCACGCCGCCCCGCTCTCGCGCACCCGCTTTATGTCCGCAACTGAAAGCCCGCTTTCGGGGTTGGCGGATATCGCCCCCGCAAAGGTCAGCCCGTAACTCCGCTCAAAATACCCGAACGCATCGTGAAAAGTCGCATAGGGAACTCCGCCCGCGCCTTTGAGCCGCTTTTTGATTGCGGCGTCAAGGGCGCGGAGTTTTTTTACGGTTTTGCGCGCGTTTCTTTTGTATGCGGACCTTGCTCGCGGGTTCACCGCAGACATCTGCCGCGCTATCTCAACGGTGATCGCCTCGGCGTTTTTCGGCGAAAGCCATATATGAAGGTCGTCTCCGCCGCCGTGTCTGTTCTTCAACTTGCTCACTCCGGCGCGTTCCGCAAGGGCAACCTTGCGCGCCCCGCGCGGAAGCGCCCCCAGCGCGCCCTCAAGGAAGGTCTCAAACCCTCCGGAGATAAAGAAAACCGCTTTCGCGTTTGTAATCTTTCTCACATGAGACGGCTTGAGGCTGAACACATGCGGAGACTCCACCGCCGGAACTATCAGCTCGGCGGTGTTAACGCCTTCGGTTACGTTTGCGACAAGCGAATGAACCGGCGCGATGCTGGCGGCGACCGTCATTTCGGAAGCCCGC contains:
- a CDS encoding class I SAM-dependent methyltransferase, producing the protein MSAAPGSVTIALARGCLMENYYKELAERYRTLRNTDREPVDFVCGILPPDGKITAADMGCGAGRYAKLFFDKLGERLFLHCFDTNEYMLDQLKSYLPGEGVSNFSAKVVDARDVPLGDRSVDAVFCFNSVHHIGMFGFLREASRILKPGGAAFVYTRSREQNDRTVWGRHFPLFRRKESRLYEPEEFRFKTDRFPEFEIETVKTFIYDRVHTRGELEEKVAARAYSPFLFYGPEEFARAFDAFRENLKRNFGDTIEWEDGKMMYVLRKRP
- a CDS encoding zinc ABC transporter substrate-binding protein, which encodes MMRIFLTVFAAFAAIAGGARASEMTVAASIAPVHSLVANVTEGVNTAELIVPAVESPHVFSLKPSHVRKITNAKAVFFISGGFETFLEGALGALPRGARKVALAERAGVSKLKNRHGGGDDLHIWLSPKNAEAITVEIARQMSAVNPRARSAYKRNARKTVKKLRALDAAIKKRLKGAGGVPYATFHDAFGYFERSYGLTFAGAISANPESGLSVADIKRVRESGAACIFYEPQFGSKAAETAARGTGAKVGMVDPLGADITPGPELYFTLMENLAKSFADCLKGAS